The DNA sequence CCGCTAAGATAAGAGCTGAGCTATCAGCTGAGGgggaagcaaaacaaacatcagctCCTCATTTAAGAACAATGCTGATGATTGATGCTTGAAGATTTTTATGAGCTTCATGAAGTAGAATTGTTGCtgtagcaacaacaacatggacaacAAACATGCCCATGTCATCgccatgacaactgagcaaattCCAGCTGCTGAAGAAGACCATGGAAAAAAAGATAGCTTGACTCAAAATTGTTTGGCAATGCATGAAGCATTGCTTcatctacttcttcttcttcttcttctgcttcttcttcttcttcttttattttctaacaCATTTCCTGATTAGAACTATATAAAAGCtgtggcgtgtgtgtgaacAATAACAGTATCTTATAATAAATGAATACTGAATTACTGTTTACGGATGTATAAGTTCAACAACTATTTTCCATCAGTTTATTATTAGAAAATTATGATTTGTGTATTCACGTCATAGCTCTCTTattcataaaatgaataatgtattttcttcttcaatattGGAATTGATGTCATTGCCAGCGTGTTATAAAATAATCTTGTATTGCAGCACATTGTAATAACGTCCAACCCTTTTCTCTGCCTTCCCCCTGCTTTGGTGTCAAACACATAATAACAGTATGACATTACATATGGGACAACTGTATTCacagtaaagaaataaaaacatgggaCACCAATATTAAATGTCCTGTTGGACTCAGGCGGCTCGTGGGGGGGCTGGCGTTAGGTGGGCGCTGGCAGCTGCCTGGCAGCGGGACCCCACCGGCCGACTATTGAAGAGTTCCCGCATTGCTGTCATTCCTGCCGGGGGGTAGCTGATACCAGCACCAGTGGAAGGTAAGACAGTGGCTCTCTGTGCTTCCTGCAGACTAACATGTTGCATTTACACTTCAGGTTTTTGTCAGCTGGGTGGAAACGTTGGTGTCGATCATGTCTCTGAAGTTATTTTCCTGCTGTCTGAGCATTGTTCGTTGTCACTGAAGCTCTGGGGCGATAATCACACGTCTGACGAGGTAAATGAAAAGCTCTCTTGATCAAAGTGTTTCATGTCACAGTCTTATAATCACTGGAACATTTGGACTGTAGTTCAACACCGTGGCATGCTGAGGCTTTATTGTTCAGTGTTGTGATGCCGTGGCCTCTCACATCATGTgacacactcacaaactctGTTTGCAGATGGCAGGAGGAATCTTCACCAGTCGTCTGGACCACCAGTACAACGTGGACTGTACGAGCGTCCACCCCCTGGTGTGTCTCCTGTGTCACGAGCAGTACCAGTCCCCGTGTCTGCTGGACTGCTACCACATCTTCTGCGCCCGCTGCCTGCGAGGCCGCACCAGTGACAGCCGCCTCAGCTGCCCCCTCTGTGGGTAAGAGATAATGTAGCATAGACATTATCAATCACGAGAGCGATAGAAAAGTTTTTAATTTCTGAACAACAGCTAAGTTCTTTATCTCCACACTCAGACGACATTAAAGACTCAAACTCTGATCTGAAACATGTTTAAGTCTTTAAAGGTATGCATTTCCTTGTATGTTCATACAAGAAATAATAATCCAAACATATGAAGGTTCTGAACTACAAACAGAAGCTGAACATAGTGTTTTGGTGTCTGAGTCGGCAGCTGCTCACAGACTTGCACTGAAGTtcggacattgtcctgaactaCTATCATCTCTGGAGAATATTCCGTAAACCCACGAGAGAATACAGCAGGTGGATTCACAGCGAGCTACTCAAGGTCATGTTGAAGACTATAAACTAAATCTCTGCTTTTCGCAGCAGAGTTATCAGAGCCTCCCGCTGATGCTCGACCCAGACGCCACACAATGATCCAGAGATTATCCTGCTGTGGTGAACGGCAAATTTATATTGTGACTTATATTTTAagtgcttgtttgttttgttgttgtgtttctagtatttgaatttaatccTCAGCGCGTACCAACGCAATTTTGTTGTGATACTGTCAGACAGtagtgcaatgacaataaagccttATGTCTTATGTGAGAGGCAATATTGTGGACATTGTCCAGAGTTTACGTCTGAGAACAGTTTGAACATCACACATGCGCTGCTGACAATATGGAGGCCAAAGGTCAAGGACGGACTTTTGATCCAGCTCGTACTGTATCATGATCACATGTGGTGATGCTGCGTGATCTAAAACATGATGGAGCAGTTTGATTACTGGAGTTAAAAGTCCACAGAGGGTCAGACGCCTCAGTTTTCGCCAAAGGGATTTTGTTCTGCGAAAGTTGATCAGTAGATTGGTTCAGTTGATGCAGCAGATTTGAAGAGAATCcatttgatttcactgttgtctGCTCGGTGACCTGTGGTTGGCCCGGTGCAGGTCggacaggaggagtgagtggCTCCAACAGCTGCAGGCTCGCAGCCCCCGCTCTCTGATTTCGCCCCGTGGCCTCAGCGCTCCGCAGGTCCGGCGGGTTCCGCTAACACCAACCGGTCACACAGCAAACAAAGCGTACAGGCATTCAGCAGCGATGCCAGCGGCTTAGGGCAAATCAAAAGCAGTCACATGACACCAATCCATTTCATCCCCCATTAAGGAATGGCTCGTGATGGGACAGTCACCTTCAGGTCCCGTCAGCGCTCaaagggatggagagaaaactGACTTCTCATGATTAATACCTCAAGGATTTCTCTAATTCAGAGAATCAAAATTTGTCCCTACAGTTTGTATCATGGCCCTTAGATATAGTTTCACACAGAGAACAGATTTAAAAACCCTGATGATCATCTGCTGGCTTTAGATTCTGTCTGCCTCTTCTCAACGTTCTGTATCTTCTGAATATGTTTGAATCCTTAAGGTCCCAGATTCTTTCATCAGAAAAATATAAGCCTAAGGTGTTGTGATTTAAATGTAGTAATACAATTACTTAGACAAACTATGACCCGAAGCAACTTCACGTTCACCTGAGTGAGTTGAGGTGGAAACTGCCCGGGGGGCTCGGGCCGCTGGGCTCGGGCCACTGGGTCTCTGAGCCCACAGGGTCTCTGAGCCCACTGGGCTCGGCCACAGGGGCTCACcgcccggcagcagcagctactaTTTCCATCAGCAGCTTCAGCCTGATAACAGCTGCTGGCTCGACGGCCGCTGCTCTATTAGTGGAACACAATAGATTCCTGTTGCCATGAAAACACGATGACAACAGGCACAGTGGTGGAGGACGGGGGGTTGAATCAGTACTTCTTCTTGATGGAAACAGAAACTCTTTGAATCTCTTTGATAAAACAGAATCTTCTCTTAAAGGAGTTCATGTGAAATTTTATGGCATTTTACTTTCAAAATTATTCATCAAAATTATAGCCAGACCCGTATGGATTCTTGGGGGCCGATTCCGATATCGgtattagggagtacaagatttccatTACCAATACAttcggccgatatatatatgcacattttaatctgtgaatgattcctaagatgtcgttatcaaacctttatggcaaagacatgtaactgaggcttgatattttagtttggtAAAGCATAAACTTAATCATACACAActataaatatgaatgtaatgtaattaaaaaagaatcgaacttgaattaagaaaaaatctttattttaagtcaaatgtaaaacataaatgcacttttttttccgcaTGGTTTCTTCTGCACAATAGAAGATTtaatatcggtaaacataagcgctgataccgatatgtcggtcgggctctaatcaTAATTGCAAAGAATGAGGCGTTAGCagctgaagttttttttattcacagcGACGTGACAGAAACTGTCGTGTGAATAAACCTCCACATCGTGTTTGATTCAACCGAGTCCGTTTGTGGTGAAATTAAAATTCTGGCTGTTCTGAAGACGTAACTATGCAGATTAGAGCAGAAAATCAAAAGAGCGGAACTGAATCATCAATCTGGCTTTACTGAGACGATGTCATGTCCTCGCAGGTGTATGAAACAAAATTcacacagtgagtgtgtgagtgtgagtgtgtgtgagtgtgagtgtgagtgtgagtgtgattgtgtgtgtgtgagtgtctgtgtgtgtgtgtgtgtgtgtctgggggggttccacagaaaagaaaagcggTAACCCAGCGCCATCTGCTGGGGAGTTACAGAGAATGCACTAAACACCAGATTCTGGTTTAGAACAGCATCCCTGTTATTATCATACTAATTATTTCCACTGTACATGTCGGTGCCTCAGGATTCAAACCTCGCACGACCACTCAGGgtttaactttaacttaaaatgacacaaacatacGAATCAACACAACGACTCAGGATTCATCAGGTCTGAGTCCAGTCCGTTCAGTTGCCGGCGGTCGAGGTCTCCTCCTCGTACCCCTCCGTCCTCATGTCGTTCAGGCCCAGGTCGTCGTTCTGCTCGAACGTGCGGGTGTACTTCTCCACCGTCATCTCGGGGTCGGGGTCCGGGGCGAACACGTTCTGCAGGTAGCTGTTCCCCGCCGGGTCGTCCAGGACGATGTGGACGTCCATCTCTGCGGACATCACCTTGTCAATCTTCTCGCCGAACTCGCTCAGCTTCTGCACCCGGCCCGTGGTGCTGCTGTCGCCGCACATGAAGGGGTTCTTGGAGACGATCAGGTCCTTGATGTCCGTCAGCAGCCCCTCCAGCGTGGTGAACTTCCCGCCCACCGCCCCCATGCCCAGCTCGAACTCCAGCTCGGGGATGGCGACGGAGCAGGTCTCGGACTTGAGCAGGTCCCGGGTCATGTCGGACGGGTCCGTGATGTGCAGGGTGATCTTGGTGCCCAGCGCCTCCGTGGCGCCGCCGGACTTCACCTCGTTGGTCCGGTGGCTGCAGACGTCGCAGTTGGTGGCCATGATGACGACCTCCTTGAAGTGAGGGATCTGGACCAGCTTCATGTTGGTGGAGGCCGGCGCGTTGCACTCGGGGCAGTTGGTGTTGAAGACCAGAACCTCCCCTCTCATGGCCTCCAGGTCGTTCTCGGccggctccttctcctcctcctcctccaggtcgtCGTCGGCCCGGAGGCCCAGCTGCATGTCCTGCTGCATGGTCCTCTTGAACAGGGACACGGCGAGGGCCTCGTCCTTCTGGGGGGCCCGCGGGTTCTCCACGAAGCTGTTCCCGGCCGGATCCTCGATCACCAGCGTGAACTCGCTCTCCACTTCCTTCAACTTCCTCAGCTTCCTGATGAACTCCTCTATCTTCTCGGCCACCTCGGGCTGAGTGTCTCGTCTGCCGGGCTGGTCCTGTTCCAGCCCGGCGACCGCCCGGTCCAGAAGACCCTCGATGGTGGACAGGGTTCCCTTCTGGGTGAAGGGGGGGATCTCAAAGTCCAGCTCGGGGATCCTGGTGGTCGCGCTGTCCGCCCTCACGATCTCCCGGTCCAGGTCCTGCTTGCTCCGGACCCGCAGCGTGTGACAGACGCCCTGCTCCTGGATCCGGCCCGCGGACTGGATCTCCGTGTTGGACCAGCTGCAGTGGTCGCAGCTGAACGAGCTGACGATGATCTCCTTGAAGAAGGGGATCCTGGTGAGCAGCAGGCGGGTCGAGCCGTTCTGGTGGCAGTTCATACACAGACTCTCGATCTCGGCGGGCAgcccgtcgtcgtcgtcggcgCTGATGTCCTTGAAGACGCTGGAGCCTCGAACGTGGTCCTCGGAGATCACAGACATGTTCCCCTGAGTTCTGCTCCTGGTTCCGTCGAAGTGTCGCTGCGTCGCTCGGAGTAgaaaacaagctgctgctggaacctTCCAGATGTCAATCTGTCGGTGGCGTCACCACGTTTAACTTCTCAAGTCACTTCCGCGTTGTTTTCTTCTTCGGGTCCGGGCGGGTCCGGGAGCTCGCTGCTGCCCCCGCGGCTCATCTGAGGTACTGCAGCGACACATTCTGACTGCGTCCCAGGCTGTGAGGCCAGACTGTACTTTATACTGTACTTTATCATTCTGTACTTTATACTGCACTTTATACTGTACTTTATCATTCTGTACTTTATACTGCACTTTATACTGTACTTTATCATTCTGTACGTCATCATTCTGTACTTTATCTTACTGTCCTTTATACTGCACTTTATACTGTACTTTATCATTCTATAGTTTATACCTCACTTTATACTGCACTTTATCATTCTGTACTTTTTACTGTACTTTAAACTGCACTTTATCATTCTATAGTTTATACCTCACTTTATACGGCACTTTATCATTCTGTACTTTTTACTGTACTTTAAACTGCACTTTATACTGTACTTTATGATTCTGTACGTCATCATTCTGTACTTTATCTTTCTGTCCTTTATACTGCACTTTATCATTCTGTACATCATCATTCTGTACTTTATCTTTCTGTGCTTTATACTGCACTTTATACTGTACTTTATAATTCTGtactttatactgtattttatacGGCACTTTATCATTCTGTACTTTTTACTGTACTTTAAACTGCACTTTATCATTCTATAGTTTATACCTCACTTTATACTGCACTTTATCATTCTGTACTTTATCTTTCTGTACTTTATAGTGCACTTTATACTGTACTTTATCTTTATATATCTGTACTTCTGTCAGCTGCTGTAACTGGGCTCATGTGCCATTTACATAATTATTAATTGTTCTGTTATCTGTTTTATACGACGGAGAGTTAGGGAAACATTGAGGGGAAACAATTAAAGtgtgagaataaagttgtatttttaCGAGAATTATCTGATTTTActagggaaaaaaattgttacgGAAATAAAAAGCAAGCCAGGAAACAGTCATGTTATGATGTTAAACATTTATTACACAGTTTCTCcacgttcctcattttaacacaTGGAACTGCTCTTCTGACATCACTCCACTAAAACAACACAGATACCAAATTAACGACTTTACTCtcataatatttcaaatttattctcataaatttaggactttattctcataatatttcaactttattcttgaagtctcccaatttttttctctcaatgtggccccaatactcatttttttcttctagtaTTGGggttgtatgattttttttttccttttcaacttGTGATTGGTGCTCGTTTTGTTAGTGTTGCTGGATCTATACTCAGGAACGTgggcaacacattttttattcttcaaaCTTCAAAGTCTGTCTTGTTgcatattattgttgttttatttttttattaatgtaggAAGTTTTAGACCGGTTGGTTTGATTTCTCTGCAGGTGGTTTGATTTGTATCTCTTAAATACATTAATATCAGTAGAACAGGAACTAAtcacttctcttcttttcacttCTCTGTGATTCCTCAGTTTTTAATCAGAAAACGATTTAAATGGCATAAATGTCACAATCTTTTCTAAATGTCCGTCATCGTCACAGATATCTGTCCGTAGTGAAAGGGAACAACGCCCTCCCTCCAGAAGACCGACTGCTCAGGTTCCTGGTTGACAACAACGCCGACACCGAGGAGATCGTCCCGTGTGCCAACTGTGACCAGGAGGGTAACAAGAAGGTATCGACGCGCTGTTtgactgacatgatgacgtcacagacgttagaaataaacacacacgtgtgtcaTTTGAAAGCTTGACAGAAGGAACCGTGTTTGATATGTTCTTGCTGCTCAGGACTCGGGGATGATGTTCTTCTGTAACACCTGCAGTCAACCTCTGTGCGCCGCCTGTCGCGAGCTCACTCACAAGGCCAGAATGTTTTCACACCACGACATCGTCTCTTTGGCCAAACGCACCAAAGCCAAACACAGGAAGTGCCGTGAGTGACGCCCGTAT is a window from the Scophthalmus maximus strain ysfricsl-2021 chromosome 6, ASM2237912v1, whole genome shotgun sequence genome containing:
- the zpr1 gene encoding zinc finger protein ZPR1, producing MSVISEDHVRGSSVFKDISADDDDGLPAEIESLCMNCHQNGSTRLLLTRIPFFKEIIVSSFSCDHCSWSNTEIQSAGRIQEQGVCHTLRVRSKQDLDREIVRADSATTRIPELDFEIPPFTQKGTLSTIEGLLDRAVAGLEQDQPGRRDTQPEVAEKIEEFIRKLRKLKEVESEFTLVIEDPAGNSFVENPRAPQKDEALAVSLFKRTMQQDMQLGLRADDDLEEEEEKEPAENDLEAMRGEVLVFNTNCPECNAPASTNMKLVQIPHFKEVVIMATNCDVCSHRTNEVKSGGATEALGTKITLHITDPSDMTRDLLKSETCSVAIPELEFELGMGAVGGKFTTLEGLLTDIKDLIVSKNPFMCGDSSTTGRVQKLSEFGEKIDKVMSAEMDVHIVLDDPAGNSYLQNVFAPDPDPEMTVEKYTRTFEQNDDLGLNDMRTEGYEEETSTAGN